The DNA window GTATCTCTCGTTTGGCAACCAAGGGTTAACACTAGTGATGGTGGCCGTAAATTCCCTCACCATGCTGTTTCTATATGCGCCTCTGGGTCGCCTGTTGTTGTCGGCAAGTAACTTGTCGGTGCCTTGGGCAACGATTGTGCTGTCAGTTTTGATTTACGTTGGGTTGCCGTTGTTATGTGGACTCTATAGCCGTCACTGGATTTTGACCCATAAGGGACGAGACTGGTTTGAAACTCAGTTTTTGAAATACCTGGATCCAATTGCAATTTCAGCGCTGCTAATTACTTTAGTGTTGCTGTTTGCCTTTAAGGGTGAGCTAATTGTCAACAATCCGCTACACATTGTGTTGATTGCAGTGCCATTGTTTATTCAAACCATGTTTATTTTCTGGATTGGTTATGTTGCTGCGCTGAAGCTCAAGCTGTCCTACGAGGATGCAGCACCAGCCGCTATGATTGGGGCTAGTAACCATTTTGAGGTGGCGATCGCCACGGCAGTCACGTTGTTTGGTTTAAACTCCGGTGCAGCCTTGGCGACGGTTGTAGGTGTGTTGATTGAAGTGCCTGTGATGTTGATGTTAGTAGATATTTGTAAACGCACAGCATTTTGGTTTCCACGAGAACCCCAGAAAGCCAGCCTGCGTGATCCCCGTTGTCAAATGCCTTGTCATAGGGATCTGGGCTGAAAGTTGCCTAGGCGTAGAGCATTGATAACAACAGAGACTGAACTGAAGGCCATGGCGGCGCCCGCAATGATGGGGCTGAGAAGCCAACCAGTGATTGGGTACAGAATGCC is part of the Cyanobacteriota bacterium genome and encodes:
- the arsB gene encoding ACR3 family arsenite efflux transporter yields the protein MSVPNSYTPDQPTEKLSLFQRYLTLWVFLCILAGIALGRGFPGIAVALDAMSVYQVSIPIAICLFFMMYPIMVKIDFTQIDRAFRTPKPVLLTLIVNWLIKPFTMLVIAQFFLGWLFRPLIMGTELIHGQEVSLVNSYIAGAVLLGIAPCTAMVLMWGYLSFGNQGLTLVMVAVNSLTMLFLYAPLGRLLLSASNLSVPWATIVLSVLIYVGLPLLCGLYSRHWILTHKGRDWFETQFLKYLDPIAISALLITLVLLFAFKGELIVNNPLHIVLIAVPLFIQTMFIFWIGYVAALKLKLSYEDAAPAAMIGASNHFEVAIATAVTLFGLNSGAALATVVGVLIEVPVMLMLVDICKRTAFWFPREPQKASLRDPRCQMPCHRDLG